In the Agrobacterium vitis genome, AGATCAAGCACCGTGATCGCCCCGATGGAATACATCAGCCGGGGCATCAGCGATGGATTGCGGCCCGCCAGAAGGCGCGCCATTTCAAGCACGGCTTCCAGATCCACCAATTCCCCGCCCGTCTTCCAATGGGCTGGAATGATCTGCCGGATAAAGCCGGACTCGACCAGCGCCGTGGCCTGGAGGTCAAGACTATCGCCGTCAAGATCGGCCTTCACGGCAGTGGCGAAGGAAAAGGGGTGGTCGTCTTCAAGCGGATCACCCAACAGCGTCCGCAACCGGTCGAGATAGAAGGCGGATGTTGTCATAGCGGCGCAATCTCATAGGACATCGGATGGGGGAAGCGCACACCGGCCATGGCCAGCCAATGCAGCCGCGTCTCAAAGGCCGCGCCCTGTAACAGATGAGTGGCGACATCCACCACGCAGCGTCGCTCCGGCTGTTCCAGATAGGTGCCAGCCGTCCATTCGTTGAAGTCACCAATCGCCGGGCCGCTCCAGATCTGGTAGTCGATCTGGCGGCCTTCTTCCCCGGCATTGGCCCAATGGGATGCCTTGCCGAGATAGGCGCGAAACACCAGCGCCATCTTACGCTTCGGATCGGCCTCTGCCTCCGTGACCTGTTTGGGGTCGCGGCCAATGAAATAATCCGCCGTCATCCGCCAGACATCGGCAAGGCTTTGCTTGAACAGCTTCTGCTCCAGTTCCTGCACCACTGGTTCAGGCAGGGCATCCAGACTGTCATAGCGGCGATAGAGATCGTAGAGCATCTTGGCGCGGCTGGCGAACAGCGTGCCACGCTTCAACACCTGCAACTCCACCCCCAGCTCGAACATATCAGCAGCCGGTGCCATGGTCGTATCGGCAAAGCCGCATTTGGCCAGAAGGGCGCGCACCGAAGGCGATGAGCCGGATTCCTGGCAGGCCTGATTGACCGACCCGGTCACCACATAGGCGGCACCCGTTGCAAAGGCGGCGGCAATTGCCTTGGGAGAGCCAAGCCCACCACCGACACCGATGCGGATCGGCTTGGCATAGCCATTTTTCTCGGCCACTTTCTGCGCCTGCCGCAGCAGGATCGGCAGCAGCACGACCAGCGGCCTGCGGTCGGTATGCCCACCGGAATCGGCTTCAGCCGTAATGTCGTCGGCAATCGGCACCTGGGCAGCCAACGCGGCCTGCTCCTCGCTGATCGCGCCTTGGGCCAGCAGCTTTTTCAAGATGTTTTCCGGCGCTGGCTCCATAAAGACCGAGGCCACTTCCGAGCGTGAGACCTTGGCGATCAGCCGATGGCCGATATCGATGCTGCCATCGTCGCGGCGGCGAAGGCCAAGCGCCCGGTAGCGCACCAGTGCTGGCGTCAGCCCCATGAAGGCGGAGGCTTCGACAATGGTGACACCGTAGCGCAGCAGAATATCGATCAGGCCGTTTTCCATGGCCGGTTCGCTGGGGCTATGGATGAGATTGACCGAAAACGGCGCACCCTGAAGCGCTGAGGTAATCTTTGCCAGCGCCTGATCGACCTGTTCCAGCCGGACACCGCCCGCACCATAACTTGCCAGAAAACCCTGCTGCGCCAGCGCAATGACCAGGTCCGGCGAAGCGATGCCATTGGCCATCGCGCCTGCCATATAGGGGAAGCGCAGATCGTAGCGGGCCAGGAAATCCGGGTCCCCCAGCGCACTTGGCGCCAGGGCGGGATAGCGGCAGACCACTTTGAAACCGGCTTCCAGCGGCTCCAGTTCCGAGGTCACCCCAAGCCGGGTGCCATCGCTGACCACGGAGCCAGGTTGATCCAATTTCTGCAATTGCCGACGGATTGACGGGGTATCCCAGACAATAGCGGGTGTTGCGGAGGCGTCTTCAAATCGTGCATTGATTGTCATCATATCCTCCTTGGATTACGCCGGTTTGATGGAAATGCTCATCGACAGCGCCTCATAGATACGCAGCCGATCATTGAACAAATCGGTATCGGCAATCACCACCAGACCCTCGCCTTCGCGGCGGATTTCCTTGATATGCACTTCCAGGCCCATGCGCTTGTCAGTGCGCAGCAATTGGCCGCGATAGCGCCAGTTGACCGGCACGCCGACCGCGATGCCGAAACGTGGATTGGCAATCCCCGCGTCCAGACCGGTGCGGATGGCAAAGAGCTGCATGGCTTGCAGGATGGCCTCCAATCCCAGTGATCCGGGCATGACCGGGTCGCGATGGAAATGGTTGGTGAAATACCATTCGCCCGCATCAATCGTCCGCTCGCCCTTGACATAGCCGAGGCCGAATTTACCACCCTCGCGCACCAGGCTGGCCTGATGCAGCAACCGGAACCGATGGCCGGGCGGCAAGCGCCAATGGGGCTTGTCCGCTGTGCCGGCGAACAGATCGGCGGAGGCCGGGCTCAGAAGGTCAATGTCCTCGGCTTTCGTGCTGTTTTCCTCCAGCCAGAACTTGCTGAGTTTGCCCTGGTCAAGGCCAAGCTGGTTTTCCAGCGCCCGCTTGGTGAAGTAGCCGAAGGAAGACTGGCCCTGATAGAAAGGCTGGCCATCGACCTTCAGGTTGAAGTCGAAGTTTTGCAAGATCGAATCCGTCACCATAGCATTGCTGAGCAGTTTCTGGCTGTGGCGGATCGTCGTGCCGCGCACATCCGGGTCGGACAGATAGACCGCCGTGCCATCCAGATTGCGTATCGAATATTCCTTATCGGGATATTTCAGGGTTGGCCCCAGCGCATAGCCATTGAGAATGGCCGCCTGAAGCGCCGATTCCAGCACCACGAAATTCGGGATATGCGGATGGCTGTTTTCCTGGAAATACCAGCTGTCGGCAGCGGCATCATATTCCGTATCCATCACGGCACCGGGGACCAGCTGGCCGCGCGTGCCTGTTGTTTCCAGGCAGCGATCAACAAACTGGAAGCAGCCGTTGGGAATATGCGGCGCGCGCAATTCCTCACCATAAATGTTGAATTCCGGGCCGAGACCAATGCGCAATTCGCCCTTGGCGGCGTGGTGCATGCTCATTTCATTGAGCACGACCTTCTCACCGCTCTTGGTCTTGCGTCCGCTGAACCAGGTCGGATCGCCAAAGCGCGGCTCAACCGAAACGCCGGGCTTTTCCACCACCTGCAAGCCGAGATTGGACACCCGCACCAGCGGCTTGCCATGCTCGTCATAGATCAGCACATCGGCAATCACATAGGGACGTGGCAGCAGAGCGCTTTCCTGAATGAACAGCTTGTAATGCACCTTCTTCACGTCAGGGGTGATCTGGCCGCGGACCGTGATCTGCATTTCGCGGTGAGTGACCGGCTCAAACACCCCATCGGCAAAGCATTGATGCATGCCATTGGCGATCAGATAGACCTTGAGAAGCTGGGTTGCACCTTCGGCAATCAGCGAGCCCGGCAGGACCGGATCATCAACAAAATGCGAGGTATAATACCAGCCATCGGCGTCAAAGCTCTTCTCGGCCTCCATGACATAATGTTCGCCCTGCCAGGAGCCGATATCTGTGACGCGGTCGATCATCAGCAGCATTTCGGGCGGCAGGCGAATGGAGCTGCCGCTTTCCAGATGCTGCGAACCGGGGCCAAAGATCTCGCCGATCCGGCCCTCGGACAGCGCCACCAGATCGGATTTTTCCAGCGTGTCGCGCACCCGTGGCAGAAGGGGTTTGACAAGGGTGAGCGGGGCTGCGGGAGGCTGCTTGATGACCACACCGCCACCAGCATTCAGCTCGTCCTCGGTGAAGAAACCGGCGCAACCGCTGTGCAATTGCAGCGCCAGTTCGCCATCGACATAGCCGTCATAGCGGAAGAAGAACAGCAGGCCATCGCCCTGCCAGACGAACCGGTCGATGGTGATGTCAAAGCGCAGCGTGCTGCCCGCCTGCGGCAGGCGACCGTAAAAGCTCAACCGCCCATCCAGCAGCCGGTATTTGCGGACACCCTTGTTCTTGAAATCAATGCCCAGCAGCGCGACCAGCAACAAATCGGACTGACCGGATTCCACCGCGATGCCTGGAGGCATCTGGCCGTCAATCAGATACCAGGCGTCGGCTGGAACATCATATTCTGTGGTCAGCGTGCAAGGCTTATATTCGCCGAACTTTGCATCGACCTTGGTGACGCGCGACACGAAGAAATAGGGCGGCGCTGGCAGACGAACCCGAACCGGATAATCATCGATTGGCGCAAATTGCGCGCCCAAGGCATCGGCAACCTTGCCGCTGGCAAAGGTCAACAGATCCTGTTCATCCAGAAACCAGCCCTTCTCCTGCTTTTCACGGGCGCTGGCAGGCAGCGCGGTGGCCACGGCAACAAGTGCTGGTACGCGCACTGGCGCAGGCGCAATGGCGACAGGCTGAGGTGCCTCGATCTCCAACACCGCAGGCGCGGCATCAATGGTTGCCGGTTGGGACAGGCTACGCTGACCCGGCCGTACACTGTGTGACCCATTTCCATGTGCCCCATTTCCGGCATGCTCACGCCAGATCTGCACGAGGTCGGATTGGGTTTGCAGGAACGTTTGATGGCCGAGGCGCTGGCGCTGCAAAAAGGCTTCGACAGCCTGGGCGATCCGCTGAGACTTATCCTGGCTGATGGTAATATTCTTGGCCATGAATGGTTGATCCGCTTCGATAGGTTTCGGGGAAAGAGATGGAAGACCGGGACTTGGTCTTGCTGGCTGATCGTCCGGCTGGATTTCGTCTTGGGTGTCGTCGTCTTGGGTGTCGTCATCCAACAATTCGTGAACCAGGCTGGTGCCTTCGAGGATGAAGGCTGCCGTCGGTCCCCAAGCAATAGACCTTGCTACAGCGCTGGGCGTGAATGGCAGCGCCACAACGGGTTTGGTTTCCAGCGGCCTGACCGTTTCACTAGCAGTTGCGCGCAGAGCGGCACCACCCGGTTGCAGGCTGATGACCGTTTTGGAGCGCTCGGCCTTCACCCCAGGCACCAGGCTGGTAAGATCGACCCTGACACCGTGAGAAACCAGCCGGGCCAGAGCCGCAAGCAGGCTGCGCCCATCGTCAGCCCCGCGCTGGTTGAGATTGATTGACAGATAATCCCGGCCTGTGAGGCACGAATTCACCCAGCGACTGCATGTGGCCGAAGGTCCGCATTCGATGAAGATCCGGTAGCCATCGTCATAGGCCATATCGACCAGCCGAACGAAATCCACCTCGGAGCACATCACATCGGTAATGGTCCGGGACAGGCCCTCGCGGCTGAAATCCGTCATCCGCCCATAGGTCGAGGTGGTATAAAGATGCAGATTGTCCGGAGGTGCTGTGGTCGGATGATCGTGCAGGGAGGAAATCTGGTGCGCCACCCGTTGCAGCAACGGCACATGCAGGACATGCGAGACCGGGCTGCGATAGGCGGAATAGCCATCCAATTGTTTGACCACAGCCGTCACGGCTGCGGGCAGACCGGCAATCACCACTTCCTTGGGGCCATTGACATGGGTGATGAACACATCGGCACGGGGGGCAATCGCGTCGCGCACCGTCTCCACCGGAGCAAGCAGAACATAGCTGGACCAGACCTGATTGTCGCGGACCTCAGGTCCGATACCGAATGTGTCGCGCACCGCCTGACGGGGACCGCCAATCGAAGTTTCGAACAGTGGCAGGTCGTTGCGCAAGCCATGCTGGTCTATCGGCCAGATGCCATTGGCAAACAACATGCTCACTTCGCCC is a window encoding:
- a CDS encoding beta-ketoacyl synthase N-terminal-like domain-containing protein, producing the protein MSRIAITALSLCFPGANDLDSYWRNLLAKNDSRSTGGVKDFRIDPFYLRDGQEDVDQVRWLRGGFVDLDEVTKGLADEGGDGLDLPWQLARRVAEEALQTSRLGERVDLGRVGMVLGNYTFPTFASNNAVVPVWEREIAAGLEDGLGLSPGTLVDTSLTAPPAEHGVLSADGIYAVTRGLSLGGPSFSLDAACSSSLYAIELASSYLRSGHADAMLAGGVCLPDPWLIHVSFGDLGAFPNNGVSQPFDSTSDGIVTGQGASVVVLRRLEDALRDNDVILAVIESVGLSNDGTGQHMLVPNADGQRLAYQRAYARTGVQPEEIDYVECHATGTPLGDRTELTSLQRFFGADKQHFPLIGSVKANVGHLLTVAGMSSLAKVILAMQEGTIPATPGIGKLQKSMDAPGMEQRLVVENQSWPTQAGKRHAAISAFGFGGTNAHMIVSDDRTFSGQRTQGDNGATKILQPPPLEIRGMAAHYGNAASLQAFEAASFGGEPVWAEPSSRRWRGATVAADAPPQAAINAYDIDFLRNRIPPAETEAFNAQQGLVLKVANEALSDAGYGHIGEKRSARPVAVLVVLELDLSAHLRRGRTLVPDWIDQALAGQGLHLSEDERQGLIDACKRAVLGPLRSTEITSYIGNICASRIASQWNFTGPVFTLSAGMLGVAYAIEQAGLMIADDKAEAALIVAVDLNAGLEAYALEQAGTPGANPQTAKSLGDGAGAILLAPAGLGASAAPYAVLDHISIRHVGKGEDSAVAVALATIADGHRLDLIDMAGQIGGDGVELAAVATHAPGAIVCGVEHLSGHCKVAQPMAALIRAALCLSGRYLPATPPAWLNAAVNQPLTVAVAQAGLGLLAESVPWTRQERSRPLVAGVGAAGPFGSYAAFRLSEAVVETLRQPQADYPPFLPVAAESRAALVGVLGTVIAALEQGTPWQALQTEALANLREKPSARVLVLSGRDPAQLLTEARQAQKFLGEGQGVEFQTPAGSYFTDRPQGAEGKIAFMYPGGFNSYPHLGRTLLRRYPDSLRAFEQFVDDPAATLCHDQLYPRHKPGQDATVRLMQTEAGMQQDIAAMMKTGVGFALMYTALLRDQFGVQAHGALGYSMGEVSMLFANGIWPIDQHGLRNDLPLFETSIGGPRQAVRDTFGIGPEVRDNQVWSSYVLLAPVETVRDAIAPRADVFITHVNGPKEVVIAGLPAAVTAVVKQLDGYSAYRSPVSHVLHVPLLQRVAHQISSLHDHPTTAPPDNLHLYTTSTYGRMTDFSREGLSRTITDVMCSEVDFVRLVDMAYDDGYRIFIECGPSATCSRWVNSCLTGRDYLSINLNQRGADDGRSLLAALARLVSHGVRVDLTSLVPGVKAERSKTVISLQPGGAALRATASETVRPLETKPVVALPFTPSAVARSIAWGPTAAFILEGTSLVHELLDDDTQDDDTQDEIQPDDQPARPSPGLPSLSPKPIEADQPFMAKNITISQDKSQRIAQAVEAFLQRQRLGHQTFLQTQSDLVQIWREHAGNGAHGNGSHSVRPGQRSLSQPATIDAAPAVLEIEAPQPVAIAPAPVRVPALVAVATALPASAREKQEKGWFLDEQDLLTFASGKVADALGAQFAPIDDYPVRVRLPAPPYFFVSRVTKVDAKFGEYKPCTLTTEYDVPADAWYLIDGQMPPGIAVESGQSDLLLVALLGIDFKNKGVRKYRLLDGRLSFYGRLPQAGSTLRFDITIDRFVWQGDGLLFFFRYDGYVDGELALQLHSGCAGFFTEDELNAGGGVVIKQPPAAPLTLVKPLLPRVRDTLEKSDLVALSEGRIGEIFGPGSQHLESGSSIRLPPEMLLMIDRVTDIGSWQGEHYVMEAEKSFDADGWYYTSHFVDDPVLPGSLIAEGATQLLKVYLIANGMHQCFADGVFEPVTHREMQITVRGQITPDVKKVHYKLFIQESALLPRPYVIADVLIYDEHGKPLVRVSNLGLQVVEKPGVSVEPRFGDPTWFSGRKTKSGEKVVLNEMSMHHAAKGELRIGLGPEFNIYGEELRAPHIPNGCFQFVDRCLETTGTRGQLVPGAVMDTEYDAAADSWYFQENSHPHIPNFVVLESALQAAILNGYALGPTLKYPDKEYSIRNLDGTAVYLSDPDVRGTTIRHSQKLLSNAMVTDSILQNFDFNLKVDGQPFYQGQSSFGYFTKRALENQLGLDQGKLSKFWLEENSTKAEDIDLLSPASADLFAGTADKPHWRLPPGHRFRLLHQASLVREGGKFGLGYVKGERTIDAGEWYFTNHFHRDPVMPGSLGLEAILQAMQLFAIRTGLDAGIANPRFGIAVGVPVNWRYRGQLLRTDKRMGLEVHIKEIRREGEGLVVIADTDLFNDRLRIYEALSMSISIKPA
- a CDS encoding PfaD family polyunsaturated fatty acid/polyketide biosynthesis protein, which codes for MTINARFEDASATPAIVWDTPSIRRQLQKLDQPGSVVSDGTRLGVTSELEPLEAGFKVVCRYPALAPSALGDPDFLARYDLRFPYMAGAMANGIASPDLVIALAQQGFLASYGAGGVRLEQVDQALAKITSALQGAPFSVNLIHSPSEPAMENGLIDILLRYGVTIVEASAFMGLTPALVRYRALGLRRRDDGSIDIGHRLIAKVSRSEVASVFMEPAPENILKKLLAQGAISEEQAALAAQVPIADDITAEADSGGHTDRRPLVVLLPILLRQAQKVAEKNGYAKPIRIGVGGGLGSPKAIAAAFATGAAYVVTGSVNQACQESGSSPSVRALLAKCGFADTTMAPAADMFELGVELQVLKRGTLFASRAKMLYDLYRRYDSLDALPEPVVQELEQKLFKQSLADVWRMTADYFIGRDPKQVTEAEADPKRKMALVFRAYLGKASHWANAGEEGRQIDYQIWSGPAIGDFNEWTAGTYLEQPERRCVVDVATHLLQGAAFETRLHWLAMAGVRFPHPMSYEIAPL